The following proteins come from a genomic window of Triticum aestivum cultivar Chinese Spring chromosome 6A, IWGSC CS RefSeq v2.1, whole genome shotgun sequence:
- the LOC123130003 gene encoding uncharacterized protein — MVTAAAVQCGQTDGCAAAFCASWAASARAEDRAAARRPMAAAAEPRDTVFAAGRCHAGHRPLAAAAAVRYAPGRLIEKDAGPECILRHAGAVVHGRLGVQRWEQPGRRMSPLREEPSRGKRRPGHGLLPKFALDGIKNDALERLHLCRERLGLMREVEATRPRAVWRPAPPCRSAG, encoded by the exons ATGGTAACTGCTGCCGCTGTGCAGTGCGGGCAGACCGATGGTTGCGCCGCCGCGTTTTGCGCCTCGTGGGCTGCCTCTGCCCGGGCTGAGGACCGCGCTGCCGCACGCAGGCCGATGGCCGCCGCCGCGGAGCCACGAGACACCGTGTTTGCTGCCGGGCGTTGCCATGCCGGGCACCGGCCATTGGCCGCTGCCGCCGCTGTGCGTTACGCGCCTGGCCGCCTCATCGAAAAAGATGCAGGCCCGGAGTGCATCCTCCGCCACGCCGGGGCCGTGGTCCACGGCCGCCTCGGGGTGCAGCGCTGGGAGCAGCCGGGACGAAGGATGTCGCCGCTCCGCGAGGAGCCTAGCCGAGGTAAACGTCGACCGGGCCATGGGTTGCTGCCGAAGTTTGCTTTGGACGGCATTAAAAACGATGCACTAGAG CGCCTGCACCTGTGCCGCGAACGCCTCGGGCTGATGCGGGAGGTCGAGGCCACGCGACCACGCGCCGTCTGGAGACCTGCGCCGCCGTGCCGCTCTGCAGGGTGA